Proteins co-encoded in one Cydia strobilella chromosome 14, ilCydStro3.1, whole genome shotgun sequence genomic window:
- the LOC134747424 gene encoding uncharacterized protein LOC134747424: MVKLNKMEAHLLCLPGLRDDVKDIKLELSEVKNSCETNRSNLTECNSRLDEVEKKIPDLEANNVKINSLNQQIDQLKREITNRDQWHRLNNIEVKGVPLKNNENLFTILERIGEIVGFPIQTTCINYISRIPVHNSKEKSIIVSFVNRYVKENFIASARLRKTISTEELGFRDCHSKIFVNDHLTPEYKMLLTKTKTELKSMNYKYVWVKFAKIHVRRDDNSKPKRRATATRNESLSRRVPKCGEGSACNHAPDSGLDPARSLARSTPEDRSNRPSNTRFTPTSSHNR; encoded by the exons ATGGTGAAGCTGAATAAAATGGAGGCTCACCTCTTGTGCCTCCCAGGTCTACGGGATGACGTAAAAGATATTAAATTGGAGCTGTCTGAGGTCAAAAATTCATGTGAAACAAATAGGTCTAATCTGACTGAATGCAATTCGCGATTAGACGAAGTTGAGAAGAAAATACCGGATCTCGAAGCAAATAATGTCAAAATTAACTCACTTAATCAGCAGATAGATCAACTCAAGAGGGAGATCACAAATCGTGACCAATGGCACCGTCTAAACAATATAGAAGTTAAAGGTGTCCCACTCAAGAATAATGAGAACCTCTTCACCATCTTGGAGCGCATTGGCGAGATAGTTGGGTTCCCGATACAAACCACCTGTATTAATTACATATCCCGGATTCCCGTTCACAATTCTAAAGAAAAATCCATTATCGTCAGTTTCGTTAATCGTTATGTTAAAGAGAACTTCATTGCATCGGCGAGACTGAGGAAAACTATATCAACGGAAGAACTCGGATTCAGGGATTGTCACAGTAAGATCTTTGTAAATGATCATCTAACACCGGAGTACAAAATGCTGCTAACGAAAACGAAAACCGAATTAAAATCTATGAACTACAAATATGTGTGGGTGAAATTTGCGAAGATCCACGTGCGCAGGGATGACAACTCGAAA CCCAAGCGAAGAGCAACAGCCACCCGCAACGAATCGTTGTCGAGGAGGGTGCCTAAATGCGGGGAGGGAAGCGCCTGCAACCACGCTCCCGACTCCGGTCTCGACCCTGCAAGGAGTCTTGCTCGATCCACCCCCGAAGACCGCTCCAACAGGCCATCAAACACTCGCTTCACCCCAACGTCGTCCCACAACCGTTAA